From a single Polynucleobacter asymbioticus QLW-P1DMWA-1 genomic region:
- a CDS encoding tripartite tricarboxylate transporter substrate binding protein, with protein MSRFLKIAFALIAFINFNCAIADNVWPTHPIKFIVGFGPGGANDLVARTVAEAASKQLGQPIIVENKPGAGSVLGADFVAKSPPDGYTFFVSAGGIVTNPMIKASMPYKEGDLVPVSLLTISPSIVVVSADSKMNNLKDLLALAHEPNGLNFSTAGTGSTPHFVAEMLKVKAGGKYEIIPYKSGSEGMVAVISNQVDATSEASVVVIPQIQGGKLKAIASTWNKRIAALPNVPTTKEQGYPEVLIGHWAGVFAPKGTPDAILDKMNNAINAALNSPSVQARLTPQGIEPAPGSRASFSKFLADEKGRLSPIVKRANMKED; from the coding sequence ATGAGTAGATTTTTAAAAATAGCCTTTGCATTAATCGCCTTCATTAATTTTAATTGCGCAATCGCAGACAATGTCTGGCCTACTCACCCCATTAAATTTATTGTTGGGTTTGGTCCTGGCGGCGCAAATGATTTAGTAGCGAGAACAGTAGCGGAGGCTGCTTCAAAGCAGTTGGGACAACCCATCATTGTTGAGAACAAGCCTGGCGCTGGTTCTGTCTTGGGCGCAGACTTTGTAGCGAAAAGTCCACCTGACGGCTATACATTCTTTGTAAGCGCCGGAGGGATTGTGACCAATCCCATGATTAAGGCAAGCATGCCATACAAGGAAGGCGACTTAGTTCCGGTTAGCTTGTTGACTATTAGCCCATCGATTGTTGTGGTTTCTGCAGACTCCAAAATGAATAATCTCAAAGATCTTTTGGCGCTTGCACATGAGCCGAATGGTCTGAATTTTTCCACTGCAGGAACAGGCAGCACTCCACATTTCGTTGCCGAAATGCTCAAGGTAAAAGCTGGCGGAAAATATGAAATCATTCCCTATAAAAGTGGTTCAGAGGGAATGGTAGCAGTCATCTCCAATCAGGTTGATGCTACATCGGAGGCGAGTGTCGTAGTGATTCCACAAATCCAGGGTGGCAAATTAAAGGCGATTGCTTCGACTTGGAATAAGAGAATTGCTGCCTTACCCAATGTACCCACTACTAAGGAGCAAGGTTATCCTGAAGTGCTTATTGGTCACTGGGCTGGAGTCTTTGCTCCCAAGGGTACGCCGGATGCGATCCTGGATAAAATGAACAACGCCATCAATGCAGCCTTGAATAGTCCCAGCGTTCAAGCTCGGCTTACTCCGCAAGGCATTGAGCCTGCGCCAGGTAGCAGAGCATCTTTTTCTAAATTTTTAGCAGATGAAAAAGGACGCTTAAGCCCTATAGTTAAAAGAGCCAATATGAAAGAGGACTAA
- a CDS encoding alpha/beta hydrolase, with translation MKSTTKVLMALIACISFGQAYAAGQIEMSEYMVQSDTPGISLYVRNKHLGGMNKFTAEKTLLYVHGSTYPAETAFDLSLGGTSWMEYMAARGYDVWLVDLRGYGKSTRPPEMDQPADQNPPLVRTDVAVRDVSSAVNYILKKRSINKMNLLGWSWGTTIMGKYTTENNEKVNKLVLYAPQWLRQGGAPLTDKGGQLGAYRVASVADAKNRWLTGVPENAKDSLIPQGWFEKWADATFETDPWGKTQSPKKLRAPNGTVQDARDYWTAGIPLYQPKDIRVPVMLVHAEWDADLPSYMMYEYFTKLENAPYKIMLQISEGTHTIIMEKNRMLMFAGVQEFLDSSFKPEK, from the coding sequence ATGAAAAGCACAACAAAGGTTTTAATGGCCCTAATCGCTTGTATTTCCTTTGGCCAAGCATATGCAGCTGGTCAGATTGAGATGAGTGAATATATGGTACAAAGCGATACCCCGGGAATCTCACTCTATGTTCGCAATAAACATTTAGGCGGGATGAATAAATTTACCGCTGAAAAAACCTTGCTATATGTGCACGGCTCTACTTATCCCGCCGAAACAGCATTTGACTTATCTTTAGGTGGCACATCTTGGATGGAGTACATGGCTGCAAGGGGCTACGATGTTTGGCTTGTAGACTTACGTGGCTATGGAAAATCAACGCGCCCACCAGAGATGGATCAGCCAGCAGACCAAAACCCACCGCTAGTACGAACAGATGTAGCAGTCAGGGACGTCTCTAGTGCAGTGAATTATATTTTGAAAAAGCGCAGCATTAATAAAATGAATTTGCTCGGTTGGTCTTGGGGCACAACCATTATGGGTAAATACACAACTGAGAATAATGAAAAAGTAAATAAGCTGGTTCTCTATGCTCCCCAATGGTTAAGACAAGGCGGCGCACCCCTCACCGACAAGGGTGGTCAATTGGGGGCCTATAGGGTTGCTTCCGTGGCTGATGCAAAAAATCGTTGGTTAACTGGCGTGCCTGAAAACGCAAAAGACAGTCTTATTCCTCAGGGGTGGTTTGAAAAATGGGCTGACGCTACTTTTGAAACAGACCCATGGGGAAAAACCCAGTCACCTAAAAAATTACGCGCACCCAATGGCACTGTTCAAGATGCGCGCGATTACTGGACCGCAGGTATTCCTCTTTATCAGCCCAAAGATATTCGTGTACCAGTGATGTTGGTGCATGCTGAGTGGGATGCTGATTTGCCTAGCTACATGATGTATGAGTACTTCACTAAGCTAGAAAATGCACCTTATAAAATTATGTTGCAAATTAGCGAGGGCACACACACTATCATTATGGAAAAAAATCGCATGCTGATGTTCGCTGGCGTACAAGAATTTTTAGATAGTAGTTTTAAGCCTGAAAAGTAA
- the katG gene encoding catalase/peroxidase HPI, translated as MTSKGMCPVAHGANTEASETPMAWWPKALNLDILHQQDTKTNPMGSSFSYRDELKKLDVGALKKDMKDLLTNSQDWWPADWGHYGGLMIRMAWHSAGSYRIADGRGGAGTGNQRFAPINSWPDNANLDKARRLLWPIKKKYGNKISWADLMILAGTIAYESMGLKTFGFSFGREDIWHPEKDIYWGSEKEWLQKSGGKGSRYSGERELSNPLAAVMMGLIYVNPEGVDGKPDPLKTAQDMRVTFARMAMNDEETVALTAGGHTVGKAHGNGNAANLGPAPEAAPIDEQGLGWMNHKTRGIGRDAVTSGLEGAWTTHPTQWDNGYFNLLLNYDWKLTESPAGAHQYEPINIKEEDKPVDVEDASIRCMPMMTDADIALKMDPEYRKISERFSKDQAYFSETFAKAWFKLTHRDMGPKARYFGPDVPKEELIWQDPIPSGPKSYDIDAVKAKIKASGLSMSDMVTTAWDSARTFRGSDKRGGANGARIRLAPQKDWMGNEPERLARVLAVYEKIGKECGISIADTIILGGNIGIEQAAKAGGFDVKVPFTSGRGDAIQAMTDVESFEVLEPLADGFRNWLKESYVVTPEELLLDRTQLMGLTAQEMTVLIGGMRVLGTNYGGSKQGVFTEKEGVLSNDFFVNLTDMNYLWKPTGQNSYDIVERNTEKTKWTATRADLVFGSNSILRAYAEVYAQDDNKEKFVNDFIAAWTKVMNADLFN; from the coding sequence ATGACGTCAAAAGGAATGTGTCCCGTTGCCCACGGGGCCAATACTGAAGCAAGCGAAACCCCGATGGCCTGGTGGCCAAAAGCGCTTAATCTGGACATTCTTCATCAGCAAGATACAAAGACAAACCCAATGGGCTCTTCTTTTAGTTATCGAGATGAATTAAAAAAGCTGGATGTTGGGGCACTCAAAAAAGATATGAAAGATCTGTTGACCAATAGTCAAGATTGGTGGCCGGCAGACTGGGGGCATTATGGTGGCTTAATGATTAGGATGGCTTGGCATTCTGCAGGCAGCTACAGAATTGCAGATGGTCGTGGCGGAGCGGGTACAGGCAATCAACGGTTTGCTCCAATCAATTCTTGGCCAGATAATGCCAACCTAGATAAAGCACGTCGCCTGTTGTGGCCTATCAAAAAGAAATACGGTAACAAAATTAGCTGGGCTGACCTCATGATCTTAGCGGGCACTATCGCTTATGAATCTATGGGCCTAAAAACATTCGGCTTCTCATTCGGCCGCGAAGACATCTGGCATCCAGAAAAAGACATTTACTGGGGCTCTGAAAAAGAATGGCTTCAAAAAAGTGGTGGTAAAGGCTCTCGCTATTCGGGTGAGCGCGAGTTAAGCAATCCATTGGCGGCAGTCATGATGGGCTTAATTTATGTAAACCCCGAAGGCGTCGACGGCAAACCAGACCCATTAAAAACAGCTCAAGATATGCGGGTGACTTTCGCTCGCATGGCCATGAATGATGAAGAAACCGTTGCCCTTACTGCCGGCGGCCATACTGTGGGCAAAGCACATGGCAATGGTAATGCTGCTAACTTAGGGCCAGCCCCAGAGGCTGCCCCAATTGATGAGCAAGGTCTTGGCTGGATGAATCATAAGACGCGCGGCATTGGCAGAGACGCCGTTACCAGCGGACTCGAGGGCGCCTGGACGACACATCCAACACAGTGGGATAACGGTTACTTTAATTTGCTTCTTAATTACGATTGGAAACTGACAGAGAGCCCAGCAGGCGCGCACCAGTATGAGCCCATCAACATTAAAGAAGAAGATAAGCCCGTTGATGTTGAAGATGCTTCCATCCGTTGTATGCCGATGATGACGGATGCAGATATTGCCCTGAAGATGGATCCTGAATACCGCAAGATCTCAGAAAGATTCTCTAAGGACCAAGCGTATTTCTCAGAAACGTTTGCTAAAGCTTGGTTCAAGCTAACCCATCGAGATATGGGCCCCAAGGCAAGATACTTTGGCCCAGATGTTCCAAAGGAAGAGCTGATCTGGCAAGACCCCATACCCTCTGGCCCAAAATCTTATGACATTGATGCCGTTAAAGCCAAGATCAAGGCTAGCGGACTATCAATGAGTGATATGGTGACAACGGCTTGGGATAGCGCTCGCACTTTCAGGGGATCAGATAAACGCGGGGGAGCAAATGGCGCACGCATACGTTTAGCACCACAAAAAGATTGGATGGGCAATGAGCCAGAACGATTGGCAAGAGTGCTTGCAGTCTACGAAAAAATTGGTAAAGAGTGCGGTATTAGTATTGCCGACACCATCATCCTTGGTGGCAATATTGGGATTGAGCAAGCCGCTAAAGCTGGTGGATTTGATGTGAAGGTGCCATTTACATCAGGACGCGGTGATGCGATTCAAGCAATGACAGATGTAGAGTCTTTTGAAGTCCTTGAACCGCTAGCGGATGGCTTTCGCAATTGGCTAAAAGAGAGTTATGTTGTAACGCCCGAAGAGCTGCTCTTAGACCGTACCCAGCTGATGGGGCTCACAGCACAAGAGATGACTGTTCTTATAGGCGGCATGCGCGTACTGGGAACAAACTATGGCGGATCTAAACAAGGTGTATTCACCGAAAAAGAGGGCGTGCTCAGCAATGATTTCTTTGTCAATCTAACGGATATGAACTACCTTTGGAAGCCAACAGGTCAAAATAGTTATGACATTGTTGAGCGAAATACAGAAAAGACAAAGTGGACCGCCACTCGAGCAGATCTCGTATTTGGATCCAACTCAATTTTGCGCGCTTATGCAGAAGTTTATGCACAAGACGACAATAAAGAAAAGTTTGTTAATGACTTTATTGCTGCCTGGACTAAAGTAATGAATGCAGATTTATTTAATTAA
- a CDS encoding MAPEG family protein has product MLLITSIIAAFLTIIFVKLSFAVIGLRRKNRVGLGSGGNEDLERAIRAQGNFAEYVPFGLILIACLELNGAPWWLVAIPGATLIIGRLIHAKGMNVPPPDFSKRVLGMMFTFGTLITLVILNLGWAVYKLFF; this is encoded by the coding sequence ATGCTATTGATCACCTCAATCATCGCAGCCTTTTTAACCATTATTTTTGTAAAGCTTTCTTTTGCTGTGATTGGCCTTAGAAGAAAGAATCGGGTTGGCCTTGGAAGTGGTGGCAACGAAGATCTTGAGCGAGCGATACGAGCTCAGGGCAACTTTGCTGAATATGTTCCTTTTGGGCTGATATTGATAGCCTGCTTAGAGCTTAATGGGGCGCCATGGTGGTTGGTTGCCATCCCCGGCGCTACGCTGATTATTGGGCGCTTGATTCACGCTAAAGGAATGAATGTGCCTCCGCCTGATTTCAGTAAACGCGTATTGGGCATGATGTTTACTTTTGGAACGCTAATTACATTGGTTATTTTGAATTTGGGCTGGGCTGTTTACAAGCTCTTCTTTTAG
- a CDS encoding haloacid dehalogenase type II, producing the protein MYKLVAFDAYGTLFDVYSMGQLADELFPGHGQALALMWRDRQIEYTRLVTMSDPNPNGSKHYLPFWELTIRSLRYVCKRMDINLTPDYEKRLMDQYAKLTGFDDSLNVLKTIKQKGISTAILSNGSREMLATVVESNGLKPYLDKVVTIEDVRLFKTAPQAYELLLKAFPVKKEEILFVSSNAWDALAAKWYGFDVFWVNRLGHPFEEIGDSPSYEGNSLSRVLEVI; encoded by the coding sequence ATGTATAAACTCGTAGCCTTTGATGCCTATGGAACATTGTTTGACGTGTATTCCATGGGTCAGTTGGCAGATGAATTATTTCCGGGGCATGGCCAAGCTCTTGCTCTGATGTGGCGCGATCGCCAAATTGAATACACCCGCTTGGTAACTATGAGTGATCCTAATCCCAATGGTAGTAAGCACTACCTACCATTTTGGGAGCTAACCATTCGATCACTTCGATATGTGTGTAAACGAATGGACATAAATCTAACCCCCGATTACGAGAAGCGACTGATGGATCAGTATGCCAAGCTTACTGGTTTTGATGATAGCCTAAATGTGCTCAAGACAATTAAACAAAAAGGTATCTCTACCGCGATTCTTTCTAATGGCAGTAGAGAGATGTTGGCCACGGTAGTGGAAAGTAATGGCTTGAAGCCATACTTAGATAAGGTGGTCACTATTGAAGATGTGCGCCTATTTAAAACTGCGCCCCAAGCATATGAGCTTTTATTAAAAGCATTTCCGGTCAAGAAAGAGGAGATTCTGTTTGTATCCAGTAACGCATGGGATGCTCTAGCGGCCAAATGGTATGGCTTTGATGTGTTCTGGGTAAATCGACTTGGGCATCCATTTGAAGAAATTGGTGATAGCCCAAGCTATGAAGGCAATTCTTTAAGTAGAGTCTTAGAAGTTATCTAA
- a CDS encoding DMT family protein produces the protein MPNPSNFFGPLSFIGLLALSNVFMTFAWYAHLKNLSSKPWWVAVFASWAIALLEYAFQVPANRIGYQYFSLGQLKITQEVITLTVFVPFAIFYMGEPFKTDYIWAGLCLLGAVYFMFRA, from the coding sequence ATGCCTAATCCATCTAATTTCTTTGGCCCACTCTCCTTTATTGGACTTTTGGCTCTTTCCAATGTTTTTATGACATTTGCTTGGTATGCCCATCTCAAGAATTTATCTTCTAAGCCCTGGTGGGTTGCGGTGTTTGCAAGTTGGGCAATTGCTTTGCTTGAATATGCTTTTCAGGTCCCAGCAAATAGAATTGGTTATCAATATTTTTCGTTAGGACAACTTAAGATAACTCAAGAGGTTATTACGCTCACCGTATTTGTGCCGTTTGCTATTTTTTATATGGGCGAACCATTTAAGACGGATTACATATGGGCAGGACTTTGCTTATTGGGCGCAGTCTATTTTATGTTTAGAGCTTAA
- a CDS encoding EipA family protein: MTSIRKFLSLLILGLAVLSFGASAADAPKKPSGTVSINETQFALIVGGSTGGGVLTYQGKKYPFKIGGMSLGANVGASKLAATGEVYDLTDVSKFPGTFTKLESSITLGGGVGGTVLKNENGVIMRLTSTSEGLQFNLSASGVTVKLDK; encoded by the coding sequence ATGACAAGTATTCGCAAGTTCCTTTCCCTGCTAATTTTGGGATTAGCTGTTTTAAGTTTTGGCGCTAGCGCTGCAGACGCCCCTAAAAAGCCATCGGGCACCGTCAGCATTAATGAAACTCAATTTGCTTTAATTGTTGGTGGTAGTACTGGCGGTGGCGTTCTGACTTATCAAGGCAAGAAATATCCATTTAAGATTGGTGGAATGAGTCTTGGGGCTAATGTGGGTGCGTCTAAATTAGCAGCAACTGGTGAGGTATATGACCTAACTGACGTATCTAAATTTCCCGGTACCTTTACCAAGTTAGAGAGCAGTATTACTTTAGGTGGTGGAGTTGGCGGAACTGTTTTGAAGAATGAAAATGGCGTCATCATGCGTCTCACTAGCACTTCTGAAGGTCTGCAATTTAACCTCAGCGCAAGTGGAGTTACCGTAAAGCTTGATAAGTAG
- a CDS encoding carboxymuconolactone decarboxylase family protein: MKPAIMRLIQICAFTLGMASLTMAQTPPTPGEPKRFPQITLEQLPPDARPLGEEIIAISSVGLGGPYNVMLRSPVFADRMKRLLDYLRFNTSLPTRLNEFAILIQGKVWSSQVEWYAHYPLALKAGLPQQVADDLKSGIRPRDMKPDEAVVYDVSMEMIQNHQISDALFQKSKAILGEQQLVDLVAVSGTYVTVAMLLALGQEMPPAGKPLPFPPK, encoded by the coding sequence ATGAAACCAGCCATCATGAGATTGATCCAGATTTGCGCCTTCACTTTAGGAATGGCATCTCTTACTATGGCGCAAACGCCACCCACTCCGGGTGAGCCAAAGCGTTTTCCGCAAATTACCTTAGAGCAACTTCCGCCAGATGCGCGACCTTTGGGCGAAGAAATTATTGCTATCTCAAGCGTTGGATTGGGTGGCCCGTATAACGTGATGCTTAGAAGCCCAGTTTTCGCAGATCGCATGAAACGTTTATTAGATTATTTACGCTTCAATACCTCCCTGCCGACCCGTTTGAACGAGTTTGCCATTCTGATTCAAGGTAAGGTATGGAGTTCTCAGGTGGAATGGTACGCTCATTACCCATTGGCATTAAAAGCAGGCTTGCCTCAGCAGGTGGCTGATGATCTCAAGTCAGGTATTCGCCCAAGAGATATGAAGCCCGATGAGGCAGTGGTGTATGACGTTTCCATGGAAATGATTCAAAATCATCAGATCAGCGATGCATTGTTCCAAAAGTCTAAAGCGATTCTGGGTGAGCAACAGTTGGTAGATCTGGTGGCAGTGAGCGGCACTTATGTCACGGTGGCAATGCTGCTGGCCCTTGGCCAAGAAATGCCGCCCGCAGGCAAACCATTGCCCTTTCCACCGAAGTAA
- a CDS encoding YoaK family protein: protein MPIQFIQLLTSTHRSHKTNIQLGAYMAFVAGAVNAGGFLAIARYTSHMSGIISAIGDDLALNDLISVLGGISLLLSFLFGAATTAIIVNWGHRRKIHSEFALPLLVEAILLLVFGLVGANLNLYLPLTVPAIALLLCFVMGLQNAIVTKASRAEIRTTHMTGVITDIGIELGKLIYWNKSQEANQVRYVKANREKLTSHLFIFGMFLIGGIIGAVSFKKVGYISVVPLSFSLILIAGLQIYRDIRVILKDRIS from the coding sequence ATGCCAATTCAGTTCATTCAACTTTTAACCAGCACACATAGGTCTCATAAGACCAATATTCAATTGGGCGCCTATATGGCATTCGTTGCTGGTGCGGTAAATGCGGGTGGATTTCTGGCGATTGCTCGTTACACCTCTCACATGAGTGGCATCATTTCTGCGATAGGTGATGATCTAGCTCTCAATGACTTGATTTCTGTTTTGGGCGGCATATCACTTTTGCTTTCATTTCTATTTGGGGCGGCAACTACTGCCATCATCGTTAACTGGGGGCATCGAAGAAAAATTCATAGTGAATTTGCTTTACCCTTATTGGTCGAAGCCATCTTGCTCTTGGTGTTCGGTTTGGTTGGGGCCAACTTGAATCTGTATTTGCCTTTAACTGTTCCAGCAATTGCCCTTCTTCTATGTTTTGTTATGGGCTTACAAAACGCTATTGTGACCAAGGCTTCTAGAGCTGAAATTAGAACTACGCATATGACAGGCGTAATTACCGATATTGGTATCGAGCTGGGTAAATTGATTTATTGGAATAAATCACAAGAGGCCAATCAGGTTAGGTATGTCAAAGCCAACAGGGAGAAACTAACATCCCATCTATTTATTTTTGGCATGTTTTTGATTGGTGGAATTATTGGGGCTGTTAGCTTTAAGAAAGTTGGCTATATTTCAGTAGTGCCCCTGTCCTTTTCTCTTATATTAATAGCGGGCCTACAGATTTATCGAGATATTAGAGTTATCTTGAAAGATCGGATATCTTAG
- a CDS encoding SRPBCC family protein, protein MKWMFTLVLTFFFFISQSFAQENSNPFDVQVGVTPIDGRFHVQASYSVPMNICSAYTFITDYEGSKNIPGIVEAKVISRVGNKVRVYRVIEEQILFFPIEMKSTVEYTELPNRSLTFEQISGDTRSYKGTWKLVEEKEKTLFKYDAQIEPNSIIPSAIIEYFIKNSMRGRFESMAQRASEYKPIQTVACK, encoded by the coding sequence ATGAAATGGATGTTCACGCTCGTCTTAACCTTCTTTTTCTTTATCTCTCAAAGCTTTGCACAAGAGAATTCCAACCCTTTTGATGTTCAAGTAGGCGTGACGCCTATTGATGGGCGGTTTCATGTCCAGGCAAGCTATTCTGTGCCAATGAATATTTGTAGCGCCTATACTTTTATTACGGACTATGAGGGCTCAAAAAATATCCCAGGAATAGTTGAGGCAAAAGTTATTTCAAGGGTGGGCAATAAGGTACGCGTGTATAGAGTGATAGAAGAGCAAATTCTCTTTTTCCCTATTGAGATGAAATCTACAGTGGAATATACAGAGCTGCCTAATAGATCATTAACTTTTGAGCAGATTAGTGGCGATACCAGATCTTACAAAGGCACCTGGAAATTAGTCGAGGAAAAAGAAAAGACACTATTTAAATACGACGCTCAAATAGAGCCCAACTCAATCATTCCCTCAGCCATCATTGAATATTTTATAAAAAACAGTATGCGAGGCCGATTTGAATCCATGGCACAAAGAGCCAGTGAATATAAACCTATTCAAACTGTAGCCTGTAAATAG
- a CDS encoding catalase family peroxidase, with translation MNRAKLGIFLFTVLLSGGGFAEESVTADQVVTGIEHQFGVTPGQRRNHINGVCVAGSFVGNKAVQPYSMSPLFSGKVIPVLGRFSLAGGSLKIPDTAKNPRGMALEFRLPDGQVQHFTMLNVPVFGAATPESFYDGVVANTPDPATGKPDPEKMAAYKASHPDAKALGEYLGKNNPIASYANSDFYSVHTFKFINKNNKSTLVRWRFVPQDGVKRLSDEELKTAPTRFLDQDIMNKTQAGVVRWDMVLVIGDPMDEQTNPTIYWPVDRKEIKAGVLALTSASPQQGGACEKINFDPLAMTSGIAPTNDPVLLFRSPAYANSYAKRLTGQ, from the coding sequence ATGAACCGCGCCAAACTTGGCATTTTTCTTTTCACCGTTCTTTTATCCGGTGGTGGGTTTGCAGAAGAGTCAGTTACCGCCGATCAAGTGGTGACTGGCATTGAGCATCAGTTTGGGGTTACCCCAGGGCAAAGACGAAACCATATCAATGGAGTTTGCGTCGCGGGAAGCTTTGTTGGGAATAAAGCGGTTCAGCCTTATTCCATGTCGCCATTATTTTCAGGGAAAGTCATTCCAGTCCTTGGCCGATTTTCTTTAGCTGGAGGCAGCCTCAAGATTCCGGATACCGCTAAAAACCCTCGTGGAATGGCTTTGGAGTTTAGGCTACCTGATGGGCAAGTTCAGCACTTTACGATGCTTAATGTCCCGGTATTTGGCGCCGCTACACCCGAATCTTTTTATGATGGCGTGGTCGCGAATACTCCTGATCCGGCAACTGGCAAACCAGACCCTGAAAAGATGGCTGCTTATAAAGCTAGTCACCCCGATGCTAAAGCTTTAGGTGAATACTTGGGCAAAAATAATCCTATTGCAAGTTATGCCAATAGTGATTTTTATAGCGTGCACACTTTTAAATTCATTAATAAAAATAATAAGAGTACTTTGGTTCGCTGGCGTTTTGTACCGCAAGATGGCGTGAAGAGATTAAGTGACGAAGAACTTAAAACAGCACCAACTCGTTTTTTAGACCAAGACATTATGAACAAGACCCAAGCAGGCGTGGTCCGTTGGGATATGGTGCTGGTAATTGGTGATCCCATGGATGAGCAAACTAATCCAACAATTTACTGGCCAGTCGATCGTAAAGAAATTAAAGCAGGTGTTTTGGCTTTGACCTCGGCATCACCTCAACAAGGTGGGGCTTGCGAGAAGATTAATTTTGATCCTTTGGCGATGACATCCGGTATTGCACCAACTAATGATCCTGTACTTTTATTCAGATCTCCTGCATATGCCAATTCCTATGCCAAACGATTAACTGGACAGTAA
- a CDS encoding CHRD domain-containing protein: MKIAHVLAKVVLGLCVGVASLAASAQSMKVTLIGSQEVPPVMTSASGVGAIMVAPDGAVSGTITTTGIEGTMAHIHEAPMGQNGPVIVPFAKTSDNVWTAPAGAKLTDAQLQSLKSGNLYLNVHSATNKSGEIRAQLKP, from the coding sequence ATGAAGATAGCTCATGTTTTGGCAAAAGTTGTTTTGGGATTGTGTGTTGGCGTTGCTTCATTAGCCGCTTCAGCACAGTCAATGAAGGTAACTCTTATTGGCTCTCAAGAGGTGCCTCCAGTGATGACCTCAGCTTCTGGGGTAGGCGCAATCATGGTTGCTCCAGACGGTGCGGTGTCGGGAACCATCACAACGACAGGTATTGAGGGAACCATGGCGCATATTCATGAGGCACCGATGGGTCAAAATGGTCCAGTTATTGTTCCGTTTGCCAAGACTTCAGATAATGTTTGGACTGCCCCCGCTGGTGCCAAATTAACGGATGCCCAGCTCCAAAGCTTGAAAAGCGGCAATCTTTACCTCAATGTTCATAGCGCCACTAATAAATCTGGTGAAATCAGAGCTCAGCTAAAGCCGTAA
- a CDS encoding LysR family transcriptional regulator, whose translation MNITFRQLRLFMALAETGSVSAAARKVHVTQPTASMGLKEISDVIGVPLYEVVARKVHLTQMGHELAKTARAISGEWESFEQQVNSVKGLTRGKLKVAVVSTAKYFIPRILGAFCAKYPQIDISLEILNRDGVVKRLEENLDDLCIMSQPPLHMDIDDEVFMPNPLLLVASKDHVLAKKKNFDISLLKNEKFIFREKGSGTRMTTDAHFKRLKYRPDVRLELGSNEAIKQAVLGGLGIAVLSKHCLGDKSEEEAAILKCKEFPIESSWHIVSPKGKKLSPIATIFKKHLSQQAKDWK comes from the coding sequence ATGAATATTACTTTTAGACAATTACGCCTTTTTATGGCTTTAGCGGAGACTGGAAGCGTCAGTGCGGCCGCCCGTAAAGTTCATGTAACCCAACCAACGGCTTCGATGGGGTTGAAGGAGATAAGTGATGTCATTGGGGTGCCCCTCTATGAGGTGGTAGCCAGGAAAGTACATTTAACTCAAATGGGTCACGAGTTAGCCAAAACAGCTAGAGCGATTTCTGGCGAATGGGAATCTTTTGAACAGCAGGTGAATAGCGTCAAAGGATTAACCCGGGGAAAATTAAAAGTAGCCGTGGTGAGCACTGCCAAATATTTCATTCCCAGAATATTAGGTGCCTTTTGTGCGAAGTATCCACAAATAGATATTTCTTTGGAAATCCTCAATCGCGATGGCGTGGTGAAAAGATTGGAAGAGAACTTAGATGATCTTTGCATCATGTCTCAGCCCCCACTTCATATGGATATAGATGACGAAGTGTTTATGCCAAACCCTTTGTTATTGGTTGCCTCAAAAGATCACGTGCTTGCCAAAAAAAAGAATTTTGATATCAGTCTATTAAAGAATGAAAAGTTTATTTTTAGAGAAAAGGGCTCTGGTACCCGAATGACAACAGATGCTCACTTTAAAAGACTGAAGTACAGGCCAGATGTCAGGCTGGAGCTTGGAAGTAACGAGGCAATTAAACAGGCTGTTTTAGGCGGTCTCGGTATAGCCGTTCTTTCTAAGCATTGTTTGGGTGATAAATCTGAAGAAGAGGCTGCCATCTTGAAATGTAAAGAATTTCCCATTGAATCAAGCTGGCATATTGTGAGCCCTAAAGGCAAAAAGCTATCTCCGATAGCTACGATATTTAAGAAGCATTTATCTCAACAGGCTAAAGACTGGAAATAG